A genome region from Gammaproteobacteria bacterium includes the following:
- a CDS encoding PAS domain S-box protein produces MLRLRAIGYAIAVPVLAAGWWLDRSTEVGILAVVTTLAATWNIVRLRKSDMAWALATDLTGTALIWWMFGPVSAVYFLLAFVIVVAAIVLDRKQALRMVAATLVLILGMALAHLVAHPLPFFHGPTDSWIDRIGELGLPLAIVLYTTVIMFSISRVLDESRRDLAASEERFRLSFEGAAMGMAMFELEGKITQINPAFCEQLRYDKETLLTMTWQDVIDEADEDETEHRLLRALDGVTPHWQIEGRLVRSDGSVFWAGIVATLIRDEEGNPHSYFAQTLDISEQKAAEEALAASEERYRSLFEGIPAALYRTTPEGHILDANPALVELLGYPDRQTMLNLDVHDAYVREARRKEIIERLESEGRFIGVEEQLRRYDGSTIWVRDSSRVVFDDEGEIAYFEGALTDTSARHQAEQALRESEARLQAIFQHAPIGIVAIDLDQRIIAANAEIARTLGRSIEELKTMSIADITHPEDRGIDLPLREQLLAGEIPSYRFSKRYLHADGRPLWVELSVTVVHDDQGEPELMIGLIQDITERRQAEADRDQMIKILEATPDLVGIVDVQGHLTYVNRAGREWYGLSSEGSLPPLNVAGMIETDSGEGIKDIFRTLLDSGWWTGDVTLHAPNGETIPGSAVVLAHRRDDGTITHISATFRDLTERIETQHRLERLIRSKDEFVASVSHELRTPLTAVVGLAQELRSSWKVFSTDEIHEFMDLLADQASDVANLVEDLLVAARAEIGKVAIAPRIVSITEQIDSVVAALDEPSQRRITVIADHAETWADPARLRQVIRNLITNAVRYGGRHIEVSTEVKNGFVALHVSDDGPGISAGLEERIFEPYTRDHEPGSQPNSVGLGLTVSRHLARLMGGDLVYSRDERSTFTLTLPESAAAPAQAS; encoded by the coding sequence TTGCTGCGCCTGCGAGCAATCGGATACGCCATTGCAGTCCCGGTACTCGCTGCCGGCTGGTGGCTGGACCGCTCGACCGAAGTGGGAATCCTCGCCGTCGTAACAACACTCGCCGCGACCTGGAACATCGTACGGCTCCGGAAATCCGACATGGCCTGGGCTCTGGCAACCGACCTCACCGGCACGGCCCTCATCTGGTGGATGTTCGGCCCCGTCTCGGCGGTCTACTTCCTCCTCGCCTTCGTGATCGTCGTCGCAGCGATCGTCTTGGATCGAAAGCAAGCGCTGCGCATGGTCGCAGCAACCCTCGTGCTCATCCTCGGCATGGCCCTGGCACACCTGGTGGCCCACCCACTGCCGTTCTTCCACGGCCCGACAGATAGCTGGATCGACCGGATCGGCGAGCTCGGTCTGCCGCTCGCCATTGTCCTCTACACCACGGTGATCATGTTCAGCATCTCCAGGGTCCTCGATGAATCGCGGAGAGATCTCGCTGCGAGCGAAGAGCGATTTCGTCTGTCGTTCGAGGGTGCTGCCATGGGGATGGCCATGTTCGAACTCGAGGGCAAGATCACCCAGATCAACCCGGCGTTCTGCGAGCAGCTTCGCTACGACAAGGAGACCCTCCTCACCATGACGTGGCAGGATGTCATCGACGAGGCAGATGAGGATGAGACCGAGCACCGACTCCTCCGTGCCCTCGACGGCGTCACCCCCCACTGGCAAATCGAGGGTCGCCTCGTACGGTCGGACGGCTCCGTCTTCTGGGCCGGCATCGTGGCCACGCTGATTCGTGACGAGGAGGGCAACCCCCACTCCTACTTCGCGCAAACGCTCGACATCTCGGAGCAGAAGGCCGCGGAAGAGGCCCTCGCCGCATCAGAGGAGCGGTACCGAAGTCTGTTCGAAGGGATTCCGGCCGCCTTGTACCGGACTACTCCCGAGGGTCACATCCTCGACGCCAACCCGGCGCTCGTCGAGCTGCTCGGGTATCCGGATCGACAGACAATGCTCAATCTCGACGTGCACGACGCGTACGTCCGAGAAGCCCGGAGAAAAGAGATCATCGAGAGGCTCGAGAGCGAAGGCAGGTTCATCGGTGTCGAGGAACAGCTCCGCAGGTACGACGGAAGCACCATCTGGGTCCGGGACAGTTCCCGAGTGGTGTTCGACGACGAAGGCGAGATCGCGTACTTCGAAGGTGCCCTCACCGACACGTCGGCACGCCACCAGGCCGAGCAAGCCCTGCGCGAATCAGAGGCTCGGCTGCAGGCAATCTTCCAGCACGCCCCCATCGGCATCGTTGCCATAGACCTGGACCAACGGATCATCGCCGCCAACGCCGAAATCGCCCGCACACTCGGGAGATCCATCGAAGAACTCAAGACCATGTCCATCGCCGACATCACCCATCCCGAGGACCGGGGAATCGATCTCCCACTCAGAGAACAGCTCCTCGCCGGTGAGATCCCCTCCTACCGATTCTCCAAGCGATACCTGCACGCCGACGGCCGCCCTCTCTGGGTCGAACTCTCGGTCACCGTCGTCCACGACGATCAGGGCGAGCCGGAACTGATGATCGGATTGATCCAAGACATCACCGAGCGACGCCAGGCGGAAGCCGATCGCGACCAGATGATCAAGATCCTCGAGGCGACCCCGGACCTGGTCGGGATCGTCGACGTCCAAGGCCATCTGACGTATGTGAATCGTGCCGGGCGCGAGTGGTACGGGCTCTCCTCCGAGGGTTCTCTACCACCACTGAACGTCGCCGGAATGATCGAGACGGACTCCGGAGAAGGGATCAAGGACATCTTCCGGACGCTGCTCGACTCAGGCTGGTGGACCGGTGATGTGACCTTGCACGCACCAAACGGTGAGACGATCCCGGGATCGGCCGTGGTGCTCGCGCATCGTCGCGACGATGGAACGATCACCCACATCTCCGCCACGTTCCGAGACCTGACGGAGCGCATCGAAACGCAACACCGCCTGGAACGGCTCATCCGGTCCAAAGACGAGTTCGTCGCTTCCGTCTCTCACGAACTGCGCACCCCCCTCACGGCAGTCGTCGGCCTCGCGCAAGAGCTGCGATCTTCGTGGAAGGTCTTCTCCACCGACGAGATCCACGAGTTCATGGACCTCCTCGCCGATCAGGCCTCCGATGTCGCAAACCTGGTCGAGGACTTGCTGGTCGCCGCACGCGCGGAGATCGGCAAGGTGGCGATCGCGCCACGGATTGTCTCGATCACCGAGCAGATCGACAGCGTCGTTGCGGCCCTCGACGAGCCTTCCCAGCGACGCATCACGGTCATTGCAGATCATGCCGAGACGTGGGCCGACCCGGCTCGCCTCCGCCAGGTCATCCGCAATCTCATCACCAACGCCGTCCGGTACGGAGGTCGGCACATCGAGGTGAGTACGGAAGTCAAGAACGGATTCGTCGCTCTCCACGTCTCCGACGATGGCCCAGGGATCAGCGCGGGCCTCGAAGAACGAATCTTCGAACCGTACACACGGGACCACGAACCGGGGTCTCAGCCGAATTCGGTCGGACTCGGCCTCACCGTATCGCGGCACCTCGCCCGGCTCATGGGAGGCGACCTGGTCTACTCGAGGGATGAGCGCAGCACATTCACGCTGACGCTCCCCGAGTCGGCGGCTGCACCGGCTCAAGCGTCCTGA
- a CDS encoding DUF2587 domain-containing protein, translating to MDEHPQTDEPAIEPEVVEPEVVESAVTQPTKLIRIASMTRAMLEEVRQAPLDEAGRKRLLAVYTRTLEELKEVLSDDLKEELDEIFLPLTSEIPSESELRIAQAQLVGWLEGLFHGIQASLWTQQMAAQAQLAEVRSRKSLEAPNVTPGQYL from the coding sequence ATGGACGAACACCCACAGACGGACGAACCGGCGATCGAGCCCGAGGTTGTAGAGCCCGAGGTCGTGGAGTCGGCGGTCACACAGCCAACCAAGCTGATCCGCATCGCGTCGATGACCCGGGCGATGCTCGAGGAAGTCCGCCAGGCCCCCCTCGACGAGGCAGGGCGCAAACGTCTCCTCGCCGTCTACACACGCACCCTCGAAGAACTCAAAGAAGTGCTCTCCGACGACCTGAAAGAAGAGCTGGACGAGATCTTCCTCCCCCTCACCTCGGAGATCCCCTCCGAGTCTGAGCTCCGTATCGCCCAGGCGCAGCTCGTCGGGTGGCTCGAAGGGCTCTTCCACGGCATCCAGGCGAGCTTGTGGACCCAGCAGATGGCGGCACAGGCTCAACTCGCGGAGGTTCGGTCCCGCAAGTCGCTGGAAGCTCCCAACGTGACCCCTGGCCAATACCTTTAG
- a CDS encoding helix-turn-helix domain-containing protein, whose amino-acid sequence MTDEYPQILDTAHVAELLGMNIQMVRKYAREGRIPAYRLPGGRTFRFFRDEIFEFVKQHPASELQADLKPGE is encoded by the coding sequence ATGACGGACGAGTACCCACAGATTCTCGATACGGCACACGTCGCCGAACTGCTCGGCATGAACATTCAGATGGTACGCAAGTACGCCAGAGAGGGGCGCATCCCTGCGTACCGGTTGCCCGGGGGGCGCACGTTCCGGTTCTTTCGCGACGAGATCTTCGAGTTCGTGAAACAGCATCCTGCGAGCGAATTGCAGGCCGACCTGAAACCTGGTGAGTGA
- the cpaB gene encoding Flp pilus assembly protein CpaB → MRARLGPLGRFSTGHWVMLVAGLVAVVLNFAYLRSQQNTIDVAVAAEDIPAGARLVTEMVRFTPVHAQNDVEDRMVGTGELDGLIGMVVARSIPSGTLLSRRDFVMLSSTVRAMSIPVDPEHAVGGALRPGDRVDVLQSADGIARYVLVGAEVLMVSDGSGGALGGAGRYAVTVALDAESALEVAAALSEGTLDLVRSTGAAPPSVLVYPPDDEP, encoded by the coding sequence GTGAGAGCCAGGCTGGGGCCGTTGGGGCGGTTCTCGACAGGACACTGGGTGATGCTGGTGGCGGGCCTCGTCGCGGTGGTTCTGAACTTCGCCTATCTCCGCTCGCAGCAGAACACCATCGATGTTGCCGTTGCAGCCGAGGACATTCCGGCCGGTGCCCGCCTTGTTACGGAGATGGTGCGGTTCACACCGGTGCACGCGCAGAACGACGTCGAGGATCGGATGGTGGGAACCGGTGAGCTGGACGGCCTCATCGGCATGGTGGTTGCCCGTTCCATCCCGTCGGGGACGCTGCTGTCCAGACGCGATTTCGTGATGCTTTCGTCGACCGTGCGAGCAATGAGCATTCCGGTGGATCCTGAGCATGCCGTCGGAGGTGCTCTGCGACCAGGAGACCGTGTCGATGTCCTTCAGTCGGCGGACGGTATCGCCCGGTACGTTCTCGTCGGGGCCGAGGTGCTGATGGTCAGCGATGGGAGTGGCGGAGCGCTCGGTGGCGCCGGCCGCTACGCGGTCACGGTGGCCCTGGATGCCGAATCGGCACTCGAAGTCGCCGCTGCCCTGTCCGAAGGAACGCTCGACCTCGTGCGTTCAACGGGCGCGGCACCGCCTTCCGTTCTGGTCTATCCGCCGGATGACGAGCCGTGA
- a CDS encoding CpaF family protein yields the protein MSAYDDIRSAAVQIIERRKLDVQAERELTRAAVTEAVGTYQRQADHGGSKALLDPAEMIERVFHAVADFGPLTDILTDPGVEEIFIEGDRVSSIDGDGRLHALSRPTTEEENRRVVDRLLADTDRHLDVANPIVQARVLRDSARLTAVMPPIADRLSVTIRRYALRRETLASLVELGSMTPPAAGFLWAATQAKSSIIVSGPPGAGKTSMLAALIAAIPPGDCLRSCEEVRELHVPIVHGSYYEARPPSLDGSGAIALRDLVKIILAMRPDRIVVGEVRGAEAFELTRAVNAGCAFSCTVHANSAREALSALVNAALMAGENVTESVVRNVFASSIDFVVHLDRDASVRSDRGLRRQVMEVLSVVPSLHDDFTTEPIFLRDDLGGPLEWTGAFPPDDLTRRIQRSLPEGMTLRAIFEGRRSPL from the coding sequence ATGAGTGCCTACGACGACATTCGTTCCGCCGCGGTTCAGATCATTGAGCGACGGAAGCTCGACGTTCAGGCCGAGCGCGAGCTGACGCGCGCCGCTGTGACCGAGGCAGTCGGGACCTACCAGCGACAGGCCGATCATGGTGGAAGCAAGGCCTTGCTCGATCCTGCAGAGATGATCGAGCGAGTCTTTCACGCCGTCGCAGACTTCGGCCCGCTCACCGACATACTGACCGATCCCGGGGTCGAAGAGATCTTCATCGAAGGTGACCGGGTGTCCTCCATCGACGGCGATGGGAGGTTGCACGCGCTGAGCCGTCCAACCACCGAAGAGGAGAACCGGCGGGTGGTCGACCGGCTCCTTGCGGACACCGATCGTCATCTCGACGTAGCGAATCCGATCGTGCAAGCGAGGGTCCTACGAGACTCGGCCCGATTGACCGCAGTCATGCCGCCGATCGCCGATCGCCTCTCGGTCACGATCCGCAGGTATGCGCTGCGCAGAGAGACCCTCGCGTCACTGGTCGAACTCGGCTCGATGACACCGCCGGCAGCCGGGTTCCTGTGGGCCGCGACACAGGCAAAGTCGAGCATCATCGTCTCCGGGCCTCCCGGAGCGGGCAAGACCTCCATGCTCGCCGCGTTGATCGCTGCCATTCCGCCGGGAGACTGCCTGCGAAGCTGCGAAGAGGTTCGCGAGTTACATGTCCCGATCGTTCACGGCTCGTACTACGAGGCCCGGCCGCCGTCTCTCGACGGGTCGGGGGCGATCGCGCTGCGAGATCTCGTGAAGATCATTTTGGCGATGCGGCCGGATCGCATCGTCGTCGGGGAAGTTCGTGGTGCCGAAGCCTTCGAACTCACCCGGGCGGTCAACGCAGGCTGCGCGTTCTCCTGCACGGTGCATGCCAACTCTGCACGTGAGGCGCTCTCCGCTCTCGTCAACGCGGCACTGATGGCGGGAGAGAACGTCACCGAATCAGTCGTTCGTAACGTCTTCGCCTCTTCCATCGACTTCGTCGTGCACCTCGACAGGGACGCGTCGGTGCGGTCGGACCGTGGCCTCCGACGACAAGTCATGGAAGTGCTCTCCGTCGTTCCATCGCTCCACGACGATTTCACGACGGAACCGATCTTTCTCCGGGACGATCTGGGCGGGCCGCTCGAATGGACCGGGGCGTTCCCACCCGACGATCTCACGAGGCGCATCCAGCGGTCCCTTCCAGAGGGCATGACGCTGCGTGCGATCTTCGAGGGGAGACGGTCTCCGCTGTGA